A genomic segment from Perognathus longimembris pacificus isolate PPM17 chromosome 15, ASM2315922v1, whole genome shotgun sequence encodes:
- the Slc39a6 gene encoding zinc transporter ZIP6 codes for MARNLSVILILTFALSVTNPLHELESVAAFSQTTEKTNSNWEPGINVELAITTQRHHLQQLFYRYGENDSLSVEGFRKLLQNIGIDKIKKVHIHHDHDHHSDHDHHSDHEHHSDHDHSDHDHHSDHEHSDHDHHSHRNHAASGKNNRKALCPDHDSDSSGKDPRNRQGKGSHRPEHTGGRRNVKEVVSASEVTSAVYNTVSEGTHFLEIVETPKPGKFHKDANSSTPPSIIEKRRIGRLANRKTNESVSEPRKSFLYSRNVNENTQECFNASKLLMSHGMAIQVPLNATEFNYLCPAIINQIDTRSCLIHTTSEKKAEIPPKTYSLQIAWVGGFIAISIISFLSLLGVILVPLMNRVFFKFLLSFLVALAVGTLSGDALLHLLPHSHASHHHSHSHEEPAMEMKRGPLFSHLSSQNIEESTYFDSTWKGLTALGGLYFMFLVEHVLTLIKQFKDKKKKNQKKPESDDDVEIKKQLSKYESQLSTNEEKVDTDDRPESYLRADSQEPSHFDSQQPAILEEEEVMIAHAHPQEVYNEYVPRGCKNKCHSHFHDTLGQSDDLIHHHHDYHHILHHHHHQNHHPHSHSQRYSREELKDAGIATLAWMVIMGDGLHNFSDGLAIGAAFTEGLSSGLSTSVAVFCHELPHELGDFAVLLKAGMTVKQAVLYNALSAMLAYLGMATGIFIGHYAENVSMWIFALTAGLFMYVALVDMVPEMLHNDASDHGCSRWGYFFLQNAGILLGFGIMLLISIFEHKIVFRINF; via the exons ATGGCGAGGAATTTATCTGTAATCTTGATTCTGACCTTTGCTCTTTCGGTCACAAATCCCCTTCATGAACTGGAATCAGTAGCTgctttctctcagaccacagAGAAAACTAATTCAAATTGGGAACCTGGCATTAATGTTGAATTGGCAATTACTACACAGCGACATCATCTACAACAGCTTTTCTACCGCTATGGAGAGAACGATTCCTTATCAGTTGAAGGGTTCAGAAAGTTACTTCAGAATATAGGCATAGATAAGATTAAAAAGGTCCATATACACCATGACCACGATCATCACTCTGACCATGACCATCATTCAGATCATGAACATCATTCTGACCATGATCACTCTGACCACGACCATCACTCTGACCATGAGCACTCTGACCACGACCATCACTCCCATCGGAATCATGCAGCTTCTGGCAAAAATAATCGGAAAGCCCTTTGCCCAGACCATGACTCTGACAGTTCAGGCAAAGATCCTAGAAACAGACAAGGGAAAGGCTCTCACCGTCCAGAACACACTGGTGGTAGAAGGAATGTCAAGGAAGTTGTCAGTGCTAGTGAAGTGACCTCAGCTGTGTACAACACTGTTTCTGAAGGAACACACTTTCTAGAGATAGTAGAGACTCCAAAACCTGGAAAATTTCACAAAGATGCAAACAGTTCCACCCCACCCAGTATCATAGAGAAAAGACGAATAGGCCGGCTTGCTAATAGGAAAACAAATGAGTCTGTGAGTGAACCCAGAAAGAGCTTTTTGTATTCCAGAAACGTAAATGAGAATACCCAAGAG TGTTTCAACGCATCAAAGCTGCTTATGTCTCATGGCATGGCCATCCAGGTTCCATTGAATGCAACAGAGTTTAACTACCTCTGCCCAGCTATCATCAATCAAATTGATACTAGATCTTGTCTGATTCATACAACAAGTGAAAAGAAGGCTGAAATTCCTCCAAAGACCTATTCATTACAGATAG CTTGGGTTGGTGGCTTTATCGCCATTTCCATCATCAGTTTCCTGTCTCTGCTGGGGGTTATATTGGTGCCTCTTATGAACCGAGTGTTTTTCAAATTTCTCCTAAGTTTTCTTGTGGCATTGGCAGTTGGGACTTTGAGTGGTGATGCTTTATTACACCTTCTTCCACAT TCTCACGCAAGTCACCACCACAGTCATAGTCATGAAGAGCCAGCAATGGAAATGAAAAGAGGTCCACTTTTCAGTCATCTCTCTTCTCAAAACATAGAAGAAAGCACCTATTTTGATTCCACATGGAAAGGTCTCACAGCTCTAGGAGGCTTGTATTTCATGTTTCTTGTTGAACATGTGCTCACCCTGATCAAGCAATTTAAGGATAAgaagaaaaag AACCAGAAAAAACCTGAAAGTGATGATGATGTAGAGATAAAGAAGCAGTTGTCTAAATATGAATCTCAACTctcaacaaatgaggaaaaagtaGACACTGATGATC GACCAGAAAGCTACTTACGAGCAGACTCACAAGAGCCCTCCCACTTCGATTCTCAGCAGCCAGCAATCTTGGAAGAAGAAGAGGTCATGATAGCTCATGCTCATCCTCAAGAAGTCTACAATGAATATGTACCAAGAGGGTGCAAGAACAAATGCCATTCACATTTCCATGATACACTGGGCCAGTCAGATGACCTCATTCACCACCATCATGATTACCATCATattctccatcaccaccaccaccaaaaccacCACCCCCACAGTCACAGTCAGCGCTACTCTCGGGAGGAGTTGAAAGATGCTGGCATTGCCACTTTAGCCTGGATGGTGATAATGGGCGATGGCCTACACAACTTCAGTGATGGCCTTGCAATTG GTGCTGCTTTTACTGAAGGTTTATCAAGTGGGTTAAGTACTTCTGTGGCTGTGTTCTGTCATGAGTTACCTCACGAGTTAG GTGACTTTGCTGTTTTGCTGAAGGCAGGCATGACTGTTAAGCAGGCTGTGCTTTATAACGCGTTGTCAGCCATGCTGGCATATCTGGGAATGGCAACAGGAATTTTCATTGGGCATTATGCTGAAAATGTTTCTATGTGGATATTTGCACTTACTGCTGGCTTATTCATGTATGTTGCTCTGGTTGAtatg gtACCTGAGATGCTGCACAATGATGCTAGTGACCATGGATGTAGCCGTTGGGGTTATTTCTTCTTACAGAATGCTGGGATACTTTTGGGTTTTGGAATTATgttacttatttccatatttgaaCACAAAATTGTGTTTCGTATAAATTTCTAG